In the Tautonia rosea genome, one interval contains:
- a CDS encoding DUF1559 domain-containing protein: MSRMFRSKRSAFTLIELLVVIAIIGVLIALLLPAVQSAREAARRAQCSNNLKQIGLALHNYHSAVGSFPWTQGILSAFPPQAFNGRAPWEGGNGHEWGNFSALALMLPYMEQQAAHNALNFDFGFNWTVGPHPISAEPTQFTGATTYISTFICPSDSDGLGRNNYMASNGTNFDWWSRPAAAGALQRPLVASWSPVRGHFRGDIGSIGDGTSNTIAFAERLRGDGDGVKQSPSDIYNAVPINGLFLNDPGYVMQAQPFSALQEAIRQCDDFARANPRSSWDWSGLHWAAGTYNQTVFNFVVTPNHPGADCSPWGGVATGFGFFTPRSKHPGGVNVMLADGSVRFVKDTIALQTWYSLGTKSGGEVLSADSF, from the coding sequence ATGAGTCGTATGTTTCGCTCAAAGCGATCGGCATTCACGCTGATCGAGCTCTTGGTGGTCATCGCGATCATCGGCGTGCTCATCGCGCTACTGTTGCCGGCAGTCCAATCGGCCCGAGAGGCCGCTCGTCGCGCGCAGTGTAGCAATAACCTGAAGCAAATCGGGCTCGCCCTGCATAACTATCACTCGGCGGTTGGGTCTTTCCCCTGGACACAGGGCATCCTCTCGGCGTTCCCGCCGCAGGCCTTCAATGGCCGGGCTCCCTGGGAGGGCGGTAACGGCCACGAATGGGGCAACTTCAGCGCCCTGGCGCTCATGCTGCCCTACATGGAGCAGCAGGCCGCCCACAATGCGCTGAATTTCGACTTCGGCTTCAACTGGACCGTCGGGCCGCATCCCATCTCGGCCGAGCCGACCCAGTTCACCGGGGCGACCACCTACATCTCCACGTTCATCTGCCCGAGCGACTCGGATGGACTGGGCCGCAACAACTACATGGCCTCCAACGGGACGAACTTCGACTGGTGGTCGCGCCCGGCCGCCGCGGGGGCCCTCCAGCGTCCCCTGGTCGCGTCGTGGTCGCCCGTCCGGGGCCACTTCCGCGGGGATATCGGCAGCATCGGCGACGGGACGTCGAACACGATCGCCTTCGCCGAGCGGCTCCGGGGCGACGGCGACGGCGTGAAGCAGTCGCCCAGCGACATCTACAACGCCGTGCCCATTAACGGGCTCTTCCTCAACGACCCGGGCTACGTCATGCAGGCCCAACCGTTCTCGGCCCTGCAGGAAGCGATCCGGCAGTGCGATGACTTCGCCCGGGCGAATCCCCGCAGTTCCTGGGACTGGTCAGGTCTGCACTGGGCTGCGGGCACCTATAACCAGACGGTCTTCAACTTCGTCGTCACCCCGAACCACCCGGGTGCCGACTGCTCCCCCTGGGGCGGTGTGGCCACCGGCTTCGGCTTCTTCACCCCGCGCAGCAAGCACCCCGGCGGTGTGAATGTCATGCTGGCCGATGGGTCGGTCCGCTTCGTCAAGGACACGATCGCCTTGCAGACCTGGTACTCGCTGGGCACGAAGTCCGGCGGTGAGGTGCTCTCGGCCGATTCCTTCTGA
- a CDS encoding glycogen debranching protein, with translation MATLIDDSPIRNGTLGTYHFRARELNVTRGEPLPLGANRAQGGVNFVLICRHAFSVNLVLCEPCNGSILTEIPLDPRLNRTGDHWHVRVEGLDSDFCYGYRVDGPKGGPHRYDPTKILIDPACRALSCGTPWGQTGTMPRLSLTMPSDYDRINDLHPRIPLEDSILYELHVRGFTANPNSGVRHPGTFAGLAEKIDYLKDLGITGVELLPIDEFDENDCPFVNPYTGERNRNFWGYNTIAYAAPKAAYASNPERTAPWEEFRRMVRAFHDSGLEVVLDVVFNHTAEGGEGGPTYSFRGLDNELYYLVDEHGHYHNFTGCGNTVNSNHPVVRNLILACLRNLVAESHVDGFRFDLASVLGRDKKGNVLIEPPVVEMISEDPLLRDTKLIAEPWDAAGLYQVGSFPGGVRWSEWNGHYRDDVRRFWKGDCGQVNLLATRLCGSQDLYADRGPLHSINLITCHDGFTLHDLVSYNQKHNLANGEDNRDGHNDNASWNCGVEGPTEDPAVLSLRARQARNMIATLMVSQGVPMLLGGDEFLRTQGGNNNAWCQDNETNWVDWSLLDEHADFHRFVKQLIALRKRHPALRRRTFLKRVAGFPPDVVWHGVRPGEPDFGYDSHTLALALDGRRCDRPGVIDRDIYIAFNAYWQPLSFTIPASPSGRPWRRAVDTALPSPDDALGLDEGPVVPIMKPYRVTGRSMIILVSEG, from the coding sequence AAACGTGACCCGAGGGGAGCCCCTGCCCCTGGGAGCCAATCGCGCACAGGGGGGCGTGAACTTTGTCTTGATTTGTCGGCATGCATTTTCGGTCAACCTGGTCCTCTGCGAGCCCTGCAACGGAAGCATCCTGACAGAAATCCCCCTCGACCCGAGGCTGAATCGGACGGGAGATCACTGGCACGTCCGGGTCGAGGGGCTCGACAGCGACTTTTGTTACGGCTATCGCGTCGACGGCCCCAAGGGCGGCCCGCACCGATACGACCCGACGAAAATCCTGATCGACCCGGCCTGCCGGGCCCTCTCGTGCGGCACCCCCTGGGGCCAGACCGGCACGATGCCGAGGCTCAGCCTGACGATGCCGTCGGACTACGACCGCATCAACGACCTGCACCCGCGGATCCCGCTCGAAGACTCGATTCTCTACGAATTGCACGTCCGAGGATTCACCGCGAACCCGAATTCGGGGGTCCGCCACCCCGGCACCTTCGCCGGCCTGGCGGAGAAGATCGACTATTTGAAAGACCTGGGGATCACCGGCGTCGAACTCCTGCCGATCGACGAATTCGACGAGAACGATTGCCCCTTCGTCAATCCGTACACCGGGGAGCGGAACCGGAATTTCTGGGGCTACAACACCATTGCCTACGCTGCTCCCAAGGCGGCCTATGCCAGCAACCCCGAGCGTACCGCCCCCTGGGAAGAATTCCGCCGGATGGTCCGCGCCTTCCACGACTCCGGCCTTGAAGTGGTGCTCGACGTCGTCTTCAACCACACGGCCGAAGGGGGCGAGGGAGGCCCGACCTACAGCTTCCGCGGCCTCGACAACGAGCTGTATTATCTGGTTGACGAACACGGGCACTATCATAACTTCACCGGTTGCGGCAACACGGTGAACAGCAATCACCCGGTGGTGCGCAACCTGATTCTCGCCTGCCTGCGGAACCTGGTAGCCGAGTCACACGTCGATGGCTTCCGGTTCGACCTGGCGTCGGTCCTCGGGCGCGACAAGAAGGGGAATGTCCTCATCGAGCCACCGGTGGTGGAGATGATCAGCGAGGACCCCTTGCTCCGCGATACGAAGCTCATCGCCGAGCCCTGGGACGCGGCGGGGCTGTATCAGGTCGGCAGCTTTCCGGGCGGGGTCCGATGGTCCGAGTGGAACGGCCATTACCGCGACGACGTGCGGCGGTTCTGGAAAGGGGACTGCGGCCAGGTGAATCTGCTCGCGACCCGACTCTGCGGCAGCCAGGACCTGTATGCCGATCGCGGTCCCTTGCACTCGATCAACCTGATCACCTGCCACGACGGGTTCACCTTGCACGACCTCGTCTCGTACAACCAGAAGCACAACCTGGCCAACGGCGAGGACAACCGCGACGGCCACAACGACAACGCCTCGTGGAACTGCGGCGTCGAGGGGCCGACCGAGGACCCGGCCGTCCTGTCGCTGCGGGCTCGTCAGGCACGCAACATGATCGCCACCCTGATGGTCAGCCAGGGGGTGCCGATGCTCCTGGGAGGCGACGAGTTCCTCCGCACTCAGGGCGGAAACAACAACGCCTGGTGTCAGGACAACGAGACAAACTGGGTCGATTGGTCCTTGCTTGACGAACATGCTGATTTTCACCGATTCGTCAAGCAATTGATCGCCCTGCGAAAGCGACATCCGGCGTTGCGGCGTCGGACCTTCCTGAAGCGCGTGGCCGGCTTCCCGCCCGATGTCGTCTGGCACGGGGTCCGGCCTGGCGAGCCCGATTTCGGCTACGACAGCCACACGCTCGCCCTGGCCCTCGACGGCCGCCGCTGCGATCGGCCCGGCGTGATCGACCGCGACATTTACATCGCGTTCAACGCCTACTGGCAGCCGCTCTCGTTCACAATCCCCGCGTCTCCCTCGGGCCGACCCTGGCGGCGGGCCGTCGACACCGCCCTGCCCTCTCCCGATGACGCCCTGGGACTCGATGAAGGACCCGTTGTGCCCATCATGAAGCCCTACCGGGTCACGGGCCGGTCAATGATCATCCTCGTCTCGGAGGGCTGA